The following proteins are encoded in a genomic region of Oryzias latipes chromosome 17, ASM223467v1:
- the LOC101164591 gene encoding uncharacterized protein C1orf21 homolog: MGCTSAKQMSAVSNGEEGKNKAYSNGDVLSDEYKMKGAEEVKCTAEEQEEAVADGHGGTEKSALLDKGQCTEESGSNGKVLSIHSSESQQEFFRMLDEKIEKGCDYCSEGEEDVT; the protein is encoded by the exons ATGGGCTGCACCTCTGCCAAGCAGATGTCCGCCGTGTCCAACGGCGAAGAGGGCAAGAATAAAGCCTACAGCAACGGGGACGTGCTCTCTG ATGAGTACAAGATGAAAGGAGCGGAGGAGGTCAAGTGCACGgctgaggagcaggaggaggcggTGGCGGACGGCCATGGCGGCACG GAGAAAAGCGCTCTTCTGGATAAAGGACAATGCACAGAAGAATCAGGGTCGAATGGCAAAGTCCT GAGCATCCATTCCTCTGAGAGTCAGCAGGAGTTCTTCCGGATGCTGGACGAGAAGATTGAAAAG ggGTGTGACTACTGCtcagagggggaggaggatgTGACATAG
- the LOC101164343 gene encoding vesicle-trafficking protein SEC22b, which yields MLLLGQKSSTDHTLQPYRRYKQGENKQYCLVVCKNRLVSFSMILLTMIARVADGLPLAASIQEDEQSGRDLQQQQSQAKQLFRKLNANSPERCTLEAGSMNFHYLIAQGICYLSLCEAKFPKKMAFAFLEDLHNEFHEQYGKRASTVTRPYSFIEFDTFIQKKKKSYVDIRTRRNLGSVSTELQDVQRIMVTNIEEVLQRGEALSSLDTKASHLSDLSQKYRSDAKYLNTRSTYAKVAAVAVVFITLIIYVRFYWL from the exons ATGTTGCTACTCGGACAGAAATCTTCGACGGACCACACACTTCAACCCTATCGCCGATACAAACAAggagaaaataaacaatattgtTTAGTAGTTTGCAAAAACAGGCTGGTCTCGTTCAGTATGATCTTACTAACGATGATCGCTCGAGTAGCAGACGGGCTTCCATTGGCGGCATCCATCCAGGAAGACGAGCAG TCCGGCAgagacctgcagcagcagcagagtcaGGCCAAACAGCTCTTCCGTAAGCTGAATGCTAACAGTCCAGAGCGGTGCACCCTGGAGGCCGGGAGCATGAACTTTCA ttaccTGATAGCCCAGGGTATATGTTACCTGTCCCTGTGTGAGGCTAAGTTCCCTAAAAAGATGGCTTTCGCCTTCCTTGAAGACCTCCACAATGAGTTCCATGAGCAGTATGGAAAAAGAGCGTCCACAGTGACAAGACCGTACTCCTTCATTGAGTTTG ATACATTTatccagaaaaagaagaagtcatACGTAGACATCAGGACCCGGAGGAACTTGGGTAGCGTCAGCACAGAGCTGCAGGATGTGCAGAGAATCATGGTGACAAATATTGAGGAGGTCCTGCAAAGAGGAGAGGCTCTTTCTT CTCTGGACACAAAAGCCAGCCACCTGTCAGACCTGTCCCAGAAATACCGCAGTGACGCCAAATACCTCAACACTCGATCCACTTATGCGAAGGTGGCAGCCGTGGCTGTGGTCTTCATCACACTCATCATCTATGTGCGGTTTTACTGGCTCTAA
- the tsen15 gene encoding tRNA-splicing endonuclease subunit Sen15, whose product MSVPPVEKAPPANWILQHPAYRQMEALEPADSAQLHAAFLVCMDLTEVRRWKEVSSVKSPELRLILLEGKEKDGAPVHTVLPLPAHQSLSHSSICSVLDRGFPVLLCAVASDSTLVYQRLTDGLVTPEPPVGPFQDLDRRQHRKRRQHSFQQHSEKMRGKSIRKNSC is encoded by the exons ATGTCAGTACCTCCGGTGGAGAAAGCTCCACCCGCGAACTGGATCCTGCAGCACCCTGCG TACCGGCAGATGGAGGCTCTGGAGCCCGCAGACAGCGCGCAGCTGCACGCTGCCTTTCTGGTGTGCATGGATCTGACTGAGG TGCGTCGCTGGAAGGAGGTGTCGTCCGTCAAAAGTCCGGAGCTGCGATTAATCTTGCTGGAAGGGAAGGAGAAGGATGGGGCCCCGGTTCACACTGTCCTCCCCCTGCCCGCTCATCAGTCCTTGAGCCACAGCAG CATCTGCAGCGTACTGGACAGGGGCTTCCCCGTACTTTTGTGTGCCGTGGCATCGGACTCCACCCTGGTCTATCAGAGGCTGACGGATGGGCTGGTGACCCCGGAGCCCCCTGTGGGCCCCTTTCAGGATTTGGATCGACGGCAGCATCGCAAGAGGCGACAGCACAGCTTCCAGCAGCACAGTGAGAAGATGAGGGGTAAAAG CATCCGGAAGAACTCCTGCTGA